The genomic segment TACCGGTCACCGGATCACCCGGAACGCGGAACATGGTCCGTTCGCCGGTTTGCGGGTTGGTCCATGGCGTCCCTTCCGGATACTGCGGACGTGGTTTGTAGCCGCGCAGCAGGTTCCACCATTGCATCGTGCCGTTATAATTACGTTGATCTGGATCCGCATCGGTCTGACCGGCAGCAAAAAAGGCAAAAGAGGTCATGCCGAGGTTTCTAAAACCGGTGCGTTTCTTCAGGCCGAGAATGCCTTCATCAGCCGGATCATCAGAAGGAACCAACGGGCCGGCGAAAAAGTCATAGCCACCGGCAGCCGGCGGATAGCCTGCCGCCGAGAAGGTAGGATCCGAGGCGGCCGCGTTATAGACATAGCCTAGACTCAGAAGGGTATCGCAGCCGCAGAAATCGTCACCAGCCTCGCCGTTATCCGGATCAGACCATTGACAGACATAGAGATCAGAGATCGTCGCATTCGCCGGTGTCTCGGTTCGGCCTTTATAGATCATGCGAAATTGCTTAAAAATAATGTTCCCCATGGCATCTGCGCGTTTATAAGCCCACAGGGTAATCTGCAGTTCAACGCCGACCGGCGGTGAACCGTACAGGCCTTCAGTCGCCGAGGCATCGAGGTCGTTCACACAAAGCCAGACCACCTGATCGCCATTGGCATAGCCGGGCTCATCGCCGTCCGGGTAGAGGATCGGTGTGCCGTCGGTGTTGAATTGTGGAGTATAGACGCCGTCATTGTTTGCATCATAGAATGGGGCGCCCTTGTAAGTCGGCCAATCCATCCAGTCCGCTTTGTAGGTAGCACGCAATTGAGCGATTTGACCGGCTGTAACATCAGCCGCATTGATGCTGTTGACTTCAGCGGCATCAAGGCGCAAATCGTCATCGGTCAGCGTGGCGAAATCCCTGCGTATACGCCAGATGCGATTAACGTTGGCTTTGTCGTTGACGTCTTCGCCAACACCTTTGGAAATGATCGCGCCGGGGACGGTGCCGATATTATAAGCCTGTCCACCTACTCGGATCGCCGGTTCAATGCAGTCATTGACCACACCGCCAAAAATGAAACCATCTTGAAAAATCACAGCAGTTGAAGGCGTGCTGCCGCGCGGAAAGAACAGGCCTGAATTGCCGTTGGGTTGGTTGGCCGAGGTGCCGTCAGCCCAAATCCACATACTCACATTGGCGATGTTCACCAGCGTTCTGGTCATATAATCCGCACTGGCTTTGTTCAGTCGTACAGCCGGCAGATTTTTCCCCTCAATCTTCGCATAGCTGGGTTCCGTTTGGACGAACCAGCAAACACCGAGGATGAGAAGAAGGATTACTAATTTTTTCATTCGTGACCTCCGTAAGTACAATTTCTTGAGATGGGTCTAATCCGCTTCATACTTTTGCTTTTGCTTAAACCGGGCTGCACGCCCGGTTTAAGCGTCTGCATATCGAATCCCAACTCCTCTGATTGAAGGAATTAAAACTCCAGGCGAATGCCAGCGCGAACCTGACGCGGCGCGCCAAGCAGACGGCCTGACTGGGAATTGGTTCCATTGCCGTTCAGGTTGATCGCATCGTACAGAGCCCAGAACAACTCCCCGCCATGTGCAGAGGCAATGGAAGCGCTGGTTTGCGTATCGGCTTTAAACCCATCATCCCAAGCATTGCCGGTGCGCATATAAACGTTTGTAACATTCTTCTTATTCGTGAGGTTCATCGCATAAATGTAGAAATTGGCATCCAGCGGTCCTAAATCCACGGTCTTGTCCACACGCAGATCGATGGTATAGTTCCATGGCGTCATAGAGCTGTTGACCGCTTCCAGCGGGTTGCGGTTTCGCGAATCGCTGATTTCACCGCCGACGCTCTCATCCTGCTGGCCGAACGCGCCTTCACGCAGGGTGTAGGGATGGCCGCTCTGGAACTGGAAGAGCAGGTTCAAGCCGAGTTGGCTGAGAATGAAGCCGCCGTCGTTTTTGCCGAATCGATAATCGACATTGACCGAACCGACATGGGGACGGTTGAAATCCAACGGGCTGATGATCGTCGGCGTGGCCACGCCCTGCTCTGTACCGGCCAAGGAGGATCCCCAGACCGAGCCAGTGCCCAGGGCGGAGGAGTAGGTATAGTTGACCTGAGCAGCGACGCGGCTGGTGCGGCGCAGGGTCAACGACAGCTCAACCCCTTTGGTGGTGGCAAAGTCGCCGTTCTCTAATAAATTATAATAGGCGATGATATCATTGGGACCGCCCTGAATTCTGTTAACGGTGATCCAGTCCTGAATGTCCTTGTAGAACACCGTGACATCAAAAGAGGCGGCTTCAGCGAACTGCTGGTTGAAGCCGACTTCATATTGCGTGGTGATCATCGGATCCAGGCCGAATCCCGGAGGATTTTGGAAAAAGTTGCCGCCCTGAAAAACCATATCATACCATCTCATATTAAAATAAATTTGATCCAATCTCGGCGCTTGGACAAATTTGCCGTACTGCACATGGAAAACCGTTCGATCCGTGGCTGGGAAAGCCAGGCCCAAACGCGGGCTGACATAGAGGCCAGGATCTTTTTGCACTACTTGATCAGCGATCAGGGTGTGTTTGGCCTTATCCCATGCAGGATTGCGCATGTCGGCAAAGGTAAAATCATCATTGTCAATGTAATCCAAGCGGACGCCGGCGTTGATCACCAGCTGTTTGGCTTCAAACTTGTCCTGGATATAAGCAGCGCCATAGACCGGATGTTTCGGGCCATCGATGCCGTTGAAATTGCTGTCGATCTCATTGCCCCACATGTCATAGCCATATCCGGTTTGACCGGTGGACACCATCAGCGCGCCATAATCGGTAAGATTACCCGCCAAAGCACGTGCATACAGATCCGGGTTGTTCAGGCGATTGGTGAACATGCCGAATGGTGCGGCGCCAAAAGTGCGCACGGTCCAACGCTGGGCATCGGCGCCGAATTTGATCTCGTGATTTTTCCACTGCGTGGTAAAATCGTACTTGGCGCTCATGTAACCGCGTTTGGCCTTGCTATAGCCGTTGGGGGTGCCGGGATCCGTAAAGCCAAAACCATAGATGTCAACAGTATTAGTCACATTGGCCGTAGCCCACTTTATATACTGGAATCCAGCCTTGGCGTTGGCAACACTATCTGCATAGAGATAAAAATTATCGCCGAACGTCGGATCATAGCTTTTGGTTCGATAATCGAAATAATCAAAGCTCAACTCATGATAGGTGCGCGGATTGACAATGTGGGTTAATTTTGTGGTGTACAGACCGGTGCTGGCTTCATTAAGACCAATGCGG from the bacterium genome contains:
- a CDS encoding TonB-dependent receptor translates to MKFKFAFALICTLLLPALLFGADTGKITGKVVDKETGEGLPGANILIVGTSMGAATYINGDYLMLNVPAGVYTLRASFVGYSSVTIENIRVNADLTTNTNFKLPSQALDAGDVTIVAERPLVNKNATNAVRIARLEDYKNIPTRSVNSIVSLQPGVLVKDGQIYIRGGRAEEIGYILEGASTRDIMNGNNFVTLIPEALEEFQVQAGGYNAEFGGANAGLIRSTLRSGTSDYHLTLQGETDNFAKPGETFLGTSSWGYSDYTITASGPVPKTNNKMKFFLAGQNTFWADDDPRFWKGFEFNHAETVIDDRTFPLVTTTYKEVYPQLKTIDNWTYENNNNAFKGAGTLVYEGSKLRIRAAANLSYNKWQSGAGVTEILRLNRIGLNEASTGLYTTKLTHIVNPRTYHELSFDYFDYRTKSYDPTFGDNFYLYADSVANAKAGFQYIKWATANVTNTVDIYGFGFTDPGTPNGYSKAKRGYMSAKYDFTTQWKNHEIKFGADAQRWTVRTFGAAPFGMFTNRLNNPDLYARALAGNLTDYGALMVSTGQTGYGYDMWGNEIDSNFNGIDGPKHPVYGAAYIQDKFEAKQLVINAGVRLDYIDNDDFTFADMRNPAWDKAKHTLIADQVVQKDPGLYVSPRLGLAFPATDRTVFHVQYGKFVQAPRLDQIYFNMRWYDMVFQGGNFFQNPPGFGLDPMITTQYEVGFNQQFAEAASFDVTVFYKDIQDWITVNRIQGGPNDIIAYYNLLENGDFATTKGVELSLTLRRTSRVAAQVNYTYSSALGTGSVWGSSLAGTEQGVATPTIISPLDFNRPHVGSVNVDYRFGKNDGGFILSQLGLNLLFQFQSGHPYTLREGAFGQQDESVGGEISDSRNRNPLEAVNSSMTPWNYTIDLRVDKTVDLGPLDANFYIYAMNLTNKKNVTNVYMRTGNAWDDGFKADTQTSASIASAHGGELFWALYDAINLNGNGTNSQSGRLLGAPRQVRAGIRLEF